One genomic window of Anaerolineae bacterium includes the following:
- a CDS encoding Two-component system response regulator OmpR — MSSPKVVLIEDDETMRTLLGELLRMEGYHVVSLGSIEPEDTVLSQLIEQKPDLVFLDVNIHGRNTFTFVRKLRSKREQVRVLMSSGMPLESESIDVGADGFLLKPFMPDELLSKVHHLLGSE, encoded by the coding sequence ATGTCGTCGCCCAAAGTAGTCCTGATTGAAGATGATGAAACCATGCGCACGCTTTTAGGAGAGTTGTTGCGCATGGAAGGTTATCATGTGGTGTCTTTGGGCTCGATTGAGCCCGAAGACACTGTTTTGAGTCAATTGATCGAGCAGAAACCTGACCTGGTCTTTCTTGACGTCAATATTCATGGTCGAAATACCTTCACTTTTGTGCGTAAATTGCGTTCAAAAAGGGAACAGGTTCGGGTGCTGATGTCATCGGGTATGCCATTAGAATCAGAAAGTATAGATGTAGGAGCAGATGGTTTCTTATTGAAGCCCTTCATGCCCGATGAATTATTGAGTAAAGTCCATCATTTACTGGGAAGTGAATAA